Proteins from a single region of Scleropages formosus chromosome 24, fSclFor1.1, whole genome shotgun sequence:
- the anxa11b gene encoding annexin A11b, producing the protein MSYPGYPPQSGGYPQQPGGYPPQPGGYPQQPGPYPPQGGGYPPQPGGYPPQAGGFPPQAGGYPQGGGYPPQPGGYPSQPGGFPPQAGGYPAPGGGYPPQPGGYPSMPPAGGNAGWGGGPGFGMPGGGMPSGMGYPGGPAPGQPMPGYPGAPAPNPSMPGYGGGTPGAPIAPAINRGFRGTISDFPGADPLKDVEILRKAMKGFGTDEQAIINLLGSRSNKQRVPMVKAYKTTYGKDLISDLKSELSGHFENLVIAMLMTPTEFDVHELREAIKGAGTDEACLIEILASRSNAEIREINQLYKSEHRKSLEDAIISETSGHFRRLLVSLSQGNRDERETVDVSLAKQDAQSLYAAGEHKLGTDESQFNAILCARSKPHLRAVFHEYQQMCGKDIEKSICREMSGDLESGMLAVVKCIKNTPVYFAERLHKAMKGAGTKDRALIRIMVSRSEVDMLDIRQEYARNYGKSLYTDISGDTSGDYRKLLLKLCGGND; encoded by the exons ATGAGCTATCCAGGCTACCCCCCTCAGTCTGGTGGCTACCCCCAGCAGCCTGGCGGTTACCCCCCTCAGCCGGGAGGATACCCTCAACAACCAGGACCTTATCCGCCTCAGGGAGGAGGATATCCTCCTCAGCCGGGTGGCTACCCGCCCCAAGCTGGAGGTTTCCCCCCGCAGGCTGGAGGATACCCTCAAGGGGGCGGCTACCCACCCCAGCCGGGTGGCTACCCATCTCAGCCGGGTGGCTTCCCTCCCCAAGCGGGAGGATACCCCGCTCCAGGTGGAGGCTATCCGCCTCAGCCTGGTGGCTATCCGTCCATGCCTCCCGCAG GAGGTAATGCTGGCTGGGGAGGAGGACCTGGCTTTGGAATG CCTGGAGGAGGTATGCCCTCTGGGATGGGCTACCCAGGTGGCCCAGCTCCAGGTCAGCCTATGCCAGGCTACCCAGGAGCTCCAGCACCCAACCCATCCATGCCAGGTTATGGGGGAGGGACACCTGGTGCTCCGATTGCACCAGCCATCAAC AGGGGATTCCGGGGTACAATCAGCGACTTTCCAGGGGCTGATCCACTGAAGGATGTAGAAATTCTCAGGAAGGCCATGAAAGGATTTG GCACCGATGAACAAGCAATTATTAACCTTTTGGGAAGCCGCTCCAACAAGCAGCGTGTGCCCATGGTGAAGGCCTACAAAACAACTTATGGAAAG GATTTAATTTCTGATCTAAAGTCAGAACTTTCAGGACATTTTGAGAACCTTGTCATTGCCATGCTCATGACACCCACGGAGTTTGATGTGCATGAACTCCGCGAAGCTATAAAG gGAGCGGGTACAGATGAAGCATGCCTGATTGAGATCCTGGCCTCTCGTTCCAATGCGGAAATTCGGGAaattaatcaactttacaaAAGTG AGCACAGGAAGTCACTGGAAGATGCCATCATTAGTGAAACTTCAGGTCACTTTCGCAGACTCCTGGTCTCACTTAGCCAG ggTAATCGAGATGAGAGGGAGACTGTGGACGTATCTCTAGCCAAACAGGACGCTCAG AGTCTTTATGCTGCTGGGGAGCACAAACTGGGAACTGATGAGTCCCAGTTCAATGCTATCCTGTGTGCTAGAAGCAAACCACACCTCAGAGcag TTTTCCATGAGTACCAGCAGATGTGTGGAAAGGACATTGAGAAGAGTATCTGCAGAGAGATGTCTGGTGATTTAGAGAGTGGCATGTTGGCTGTGG TGAAATGCATCAAGAACACTCCTGTCTACTTTGCTGAGAGGCTTCACAAGGCCATGAAG GGAGCCGGCACAAAGGACCGAGCTCTGATCCGGATTATGGTGTCCCGCTCAGAAGTTGACATGTTGGACATCCGTCAGGAGTATGCGCGCAACTATGGGAAGTCGCTGTATACCGACATTTCT GGGGATACATCTGGCGATTACAGGAAGCTGCTGTTGAAGTTGTGTGGTGGAAACGACTGA